In Flavobacteriales bacterium, the following are encoded in one genomic region:
- a CDS encoding ABC transporter permease — MSKRTVITAEAPSFSEYFRNIWKYRGLIVTLAKRDLKIKYAQTALGIAWSFLQPLTAVIVFSLFFGLLLDVNVGYPYALFVFGGVLCWNLFIYIFSHGSTSLMNNQDLIRKLSFPKLILPASKVLVAFVEVGLTLLLIIPMMAWSGIPFSLRMLAVPFVLCFTAVLGLGVSLILAAATLRYRDLHHIIPFLVNFGIWFTPVFYPVSLIPAEYSELIYLNPMASLIEMMRWSLFGEEMNVMALTGLMISVIVLLIGLLYFKRVEDKIAELV; from the coding sequence ATGTCGAAACGTACGGTAATAACTGCCGAAGCTCCAAGTTTTTCGGAGTATTTCCGCAATATATGGAAGTATCGAGGATTGATTGTGACCTTGGCCAAGCGCGATCTGAAGATCAAATACGCGCAGACCGCGCTGGGCATTGCTTGGTCCTTTTTGCAACCACTGACGGCCGTTATCGTTTTCAGTCTATTCTTCGGTTTGCTTTTGGATGTGAATGTTGGTTATCCGTATGCATTGTTCGTATTCGGTGGAGTGCTATGCTGGAACCTGTTCATTTATATTTTCAGTCATGGCAGCACAAGTCTGATGAACAATCAGGATCTTATTAGAAAGTTGTCGTTTCCAAAACTCATTCTCCCGGCATCAAAGGTGTTGGTGGCATTTGTAGAGGTAGGGCTCACACTGCTGCTCATTATTCCTATGATGGCCTGGTCAGGAATACCGTTTTCGCTTCGAATGTTAGCCGTGCCATTTGTCCTTTGCTTTACAGCCGTTTTGGGATTGGGTGTGAGTTTAATACTTGCGGCTGCCACGTTACGTTACAGGGATCTTCACCACATTATTCCATTCCTTGTCAATTTTGGAATCTGGTTCACACCGGTCTTTTACCCTGTGTCGCTGATTCCGGCAGAATATTCCGAATTAATTTATCTCAATCCAATGGCTTCGCTCATTGAAATGATGCGATGGTCATTGTTCGGAGAAGAAATGAATGTGATGGCTCTTACAGGATTGATGATTTCGGTCATTGTACTGCTTATTGGCCTACTATACTTTAAGCGTGTCGAAGATAAAATAGCTGAACTCGTATAA
- a CDS encoding GNAT family N-acetyltransferase — protein MRLQRYGIQLESLRPDHLEMVRLWRNQDYVRNNMQFQGLLTREDQEQWFTKLDSERNLYWVIRTHKYPIGLIHIKDIDISLAEGEAGIFVGEPSYLEMPQPMLAILFMMEMAFYALGLKRLKAKIRSGNSFAISFNLKLGYKLQPDQPSDFQYYTVNENDFEQATEHLRAQSAKMFGSGTVVQNVADLNSLQSDLLKGLLEQSRYFSPKLD, from the coding sequence ATGCGGCTACAGCGTTATGGTATACAACTTGAATCATTACGACCTGACCATTTGGAAATGGTTCGGTTGTGGCGAAATCAGGATTATGTTCGGAATAATATGCAGTTCCAAGGATTATTGACGCGTGAGGATCAAGAACAATGGTTCACCAAACTGGACAGTGAGCGCAACCTTTACTGGGTTATCAGAACCCACAAATATCCTATTGGACTTATTCATATAAAAGATATCGATATCAGTTTAGCTGAAGGGGAAGCTGGCATTTTTGTGGGAGAACCGAGTTACTTGGAAATGCCTCAGCCCATGCTGGCCATTCTGTTCATGATGGAAATGGCATTCTATGCTTTAGGGCTTAAGCGATTGAAGGCGAAGATCCGGAGTGGAAACAGCTTTGCCATCTCATTTAATTTGAAGCTGGGATATAAACTACAGCCTGATCAACCCTCCGATTTTCAGTATTACACCGTCAATGAAAATGATTTTGAACAGGCTACGGAGCATTTGCGGGCCCAATCGGCAAAAATGTTCGGTTCAGGTACCGTTGTTCAGAATGTAGCGGATCTCAATTCGCTCCAAAGCGATTTATTGAAAGGGCTGCTGGAACAAAGCAGATACTTCAGTCCGAAACTTGATTGA
- a CDS encoding glycosyltransferase codes for MKTSQIDAFRIRCWAVVGKCNFGNRQGGLSADDPSLSRQIDITVVVPVYNSVETLRPLYERTAETLTKLGKSFEVLFVEDGGPETSWNELKSIKTAYPEMVSLIRLGRNYGQNAATVCGITHAKGASVITIDDDLQTPPEEIEKLIGCAQETSAAIVFGVTASQNNPLFKRAGSWLIKKIFDWVDGSDIGSSFRLISPELKGKLDKQTHDQLFLNQVIHWYTDEVEKVEVIHESRSEGRSGYSYFGLIYLALKLIFFYTDFPLRVMSASGFLIAFVCFGVGIYYIYQKLVFGAEAGFASIITALFFATGLIMICLSVLGAYISRIYADRIRKPVYSIKTRL; via the coding sequence ATCAAAACATCTCAGATTGATGCTTTCCGGATTCGGTGTTGGGCTGTCGTGGGGAAATGTAATTTTGGAAACAGACAAGGTGGCTTGTCTGCCGATGATCCAAGTTTGAGCCGACAGATAGACATAACAGTAGTTGTTCCGGTTTACAATTCGGTGGAAACGTTGCGTCCGCTGTACGAACGCACCGCTGAAACCCTGACCAAACTCGGAAAGAGCTTTGAAGTGCTTTTTGTAGAGGATGGCGGTCCGGAAACGAGTTGGAATGAGTTGAAATCGATAAAGACGGCTTATCCTGAAATGGTTTCGCTCATTCGCTTGGGTAGAAATTATGGACAAAATGCTGCCACGGTCTGTGGTATCACGCATGCCAAAGGGGCTTCGGTCATTACCATTGACGATGACCTGCAAACTCCTCCAGAAGAAATCGAAAAACTCATCGGTTGTGCGCAAGAAACGTCAGCTGCCATAGTTTTTGGAGTGACGGCATCTCAGAATAATCCTCTATTCAAAAGAGCTGGGTCTTGGTTGATCAAAAAGATCTTTGACTGGGTGGATGGTTCCGATATCGGCTCTTCCTTCCGACTCATTTCTCCCGAACTGAAAGGTAAACTGGACAAGCAGACCCACGATCAACTCTTTCTCAATCAGGTCATTCATTGGTATACTGACGAGGTGGAAAAAGTGGAAGTGATTCACGAATCAAGGTCCGAAGGTCGTTCTGGCTATTCCTATTTCGGTCTGATCTACTTGGCATTGAAACTCATTTTCTTCTACACGGATTTTCCTCTTAGAGTGATGAGCGCCTCAGGATTTCTTATTGCCTTTGTGTGCTTCGGTGTCGGCATCTACTACATCTATCAGAAACTGGTTTTCGGTGCCGAGGCAGGATTTGCCTCCATTATAACCGCCTTGTTCTTTGCAACTGGACTCATTATGATCTGTTTGAGCGTGCTTGGTGCATACATCAGCCGAATCTATGCAGATAGGATTCGAAAACCTGTGTATTCCATAAAAACCCGATTGTAA
- a CDS encoding ketoacyl-ACP synthase III yields the protein MSGFEGHHVRFAGIAAAVPKQREDNAELTSLSEKSKNEIINQVGIRYRHVAPDGVTAADLCEASAKPLLKELGWSASEIGILIFVTQTPDHIVPGTATQLQNKLGLPQNSICLDLNQGCAGYVYGMSVIVGMMNSFGIQKGLMLVGDTITKMVSKKDNSIYPIFADAGSATAFELDENAPKMTFGIGSKGADFEAIHVPFGGFRNPTTEESLRLQEVSEGVQRNLNQLAMNGQAVFTFGLSTVASEIGKLMSTMEKSPEDIDYLVLHQANQFLNDSIARKVGFSKDKTPSSLHYYGNTSCATVPVTLVSQLSDQLRSKHLRLMLSGFGVGLSWGNVILETDKVACLPMIQV from the coding sequence ATGTCCGGTTTTGAAGGACATCATGTTCGGTTTGCGGGAATCGCGGCCGCGGTCCCAAAACAGCGGGAGGATAATGCCGAACTCACATCATTGTCAGAAAAATCGAAGAACGAGATCATCAACCAAGTTGGAATCCGTTATCGTCATGTGGCGCCTGATGGTGTAACAGCAGCGGATCTGTGCGAAGCATCGGCAAAGCCATTGTTGAAGGAACTTGGTTGGAGTGCTTCTGAGATCGGTATTCTGATTTTTGTTACACAGACACCGGATCATATTGTTCCAGGAACTGCCACACAGCTACAGAACAAGCTTGGATTACCGCAAAATTCCATCTGTTTGGATTTGAATCAAGGCTGTGCGGGTTATGTGTATGGAATGTCGGTGATTGTGGGGATGATGAACTCTTTCGGTATCCAAAAAGGCTTGATGCTGGTTGGCGATACGATCACCAAAATGGTTTCGAAGAAGGACAATTCCATCTATCCGATTTTTGCGGATGCAGGGAGTGCGACTGCTTTTGAATTGGACGAAAATGCTCCGAAAATGACTTTCGGAATCGGTTCGAAGGGTGCGGATTTTGAAGCAATCCATGTTCCGTTCGGTGGATTCAGAAATCCTACAACGGAAGAGTCTCTGCGACTGCAGGAAGTTTCAGAAGGAGTACAGAGAAACCTCAACCAACTGGCCATGAACGGTCAGGCGGTTTTCACGTTCGGGCTTTCAACGGTTGCATCAGAGATCGGTAAATTGATGAGCACCATGGAAAAGAGTCCCGAAGACATCGATTATCTGGTGCTTCATCAGGCCAACCAATTTCTGAATGATAGCATCGCGCGTAAGGTTGGTTTCTCCAAAGACAAAACCCCGAGTTCACTTCACTATTATGGAAATACAAGTTGCGCAACCGTTCCTGTCACCTTGGTTTCGCAGCTTAGTGATCAGCTCAGATCAAAACATCTCAGATTGATGCTTTCCGGATTCGGTGTTGGGCTGTCGTGGGGAAATGTAATTTTGGAAACAGACAAGGTGGCTTGTCTGCCGATGATCCAAGTTTGA
- a CDS encoding acyl carrier protein, whose product MPESSEQFLKVFSSLFQDAGDIDQNTLFRELEEWSSMQALIVIAAIDEHFGVTIPEREFREAKTVGDLYQLTKNG is encoded by the coding sequence ATGCCAGAAAGTTCAGAACAGTTTCTAAAGGTCTTCAGCTCGCTTTTTCAGGATGCGGGTGATATTGACCAGAATACACTTTTCCGAGAACTGGAAGAGTGGTCGTCCATGCAGGCGCTGATCGTTATTGCTGCCATTGATGAGCATTTTGGAGTGACGATTCCTGAACGGGAATTCAGAGAGGCAAAAACGGTTGGCGACCTCTACCAACTCACCAAAAACGGTTGA